From the SAR202 cluster bacterium genome, one window contains:
- the infA gene encoding translation initiation factor IF-1: MSKKETIEVEGTVIDTLPNAQFKVELANGHEVLAHISGRMRMNYIRVLPGDKVLVELSPYDLTRGRVTFRFR; encoded by the coding sequence ATGTCAAAAAAAGAAACAATAGAAGTAGAAGGGACAGTAATAGATACATTACCAAATGCACAGTTTAAGGTTGAACTAGCAAATGGACATGAGGTTTTAGCCCATATATCAGGAAGAATGAGAATGAATTACATAAGGGTTTTACCTGGAGACAAAGTTTTAGTAGAACTTTCTCCATATGATTTAACTAGAGGAAGAGTTACTTTTAGATTTAGATAG